In Mycobacterium sp. 050128, one genomic interval encodes:
- a CDS encoding sensor histidine kinase, translated as MPDALKRRVQTWARRKEQLLPYGFSMTVVAGFDAMMVVVGSIAALQRPASEWPIVVIAMVIAFSPEIVFFSFDLSGIVNRHEGPTLWAAFMVGTAILLFATPTAITGDFAPLMLTLTVGMVSAITSVRGGALAAASAAALLGCAAAMHRLNTPALYLAFVAIGWLVGYLMRTQQDLLTKQGQMQDQLAQHAAADERRRIAREVHDVIAHSLSVTLLHLTGARHALEHDGVDEDSVRALQRAEHLGRQAMADIRRTVGLLDAETMGLTPEPVITDIPTLVEDFSRAGLNVSLGVSGSLDDISAAAGLALYRIAQESLANVAKHAPDAATRITLTVSRTAATLNVINELPAAAAERPVEPGRGLHGMTQRIEQLGGTINFGPSRYGWSVHASVPSGAHESDPPTRIPAS; from the coding sequence ATGCCGGACGCGCTGAAGCGCCGCGTACAAACCTGGGCGCGACGGAAAGAACAGTTGCTGCCCTACGGCTTCAGCATGACCGTCGTCGCCGGTTTCGACGCGATGATGGTCGTGGTGGGCAGCATCGCGGCCCTGCAGCGTCCCGCTTCTGAGTGGCCGATCGTGGTGATCGCGATGGTGATCGCGTTCAGCCCCGAGATCGTGTTCTTCTCTTTCGATCTCAGCGGCATCGTCAACAGGCACGAGGGCCCCACGCTGTGGGCGGCGTTCATGGTGGGGACCGCGATCCTGCTGTTCGCCACTCCCACAGCGATTACCGGTGATTTCGCTCCGCTGATGCTGACCCTGACCGTCGGCATGGTCAGCGCCATCACCTCGGTACGGGGCGGCGCGCTGGCCGCTGCTTCCGCGGCCGCCCTGCTGGGGTGCGCGGCAGCCATGCACCGCCTGAACACCCCGGCGCTGTATCTGGCTTTCGTCGCAATCGGCTGGCTCGTCGGCTATCTGATGCGCACCCAGCAAGACCTCCTGACCAAACAGGGCCAGATGCAGGACCAGCTGGCTCAGCACGCCGCAGCCGACGAACGCCGGCGCATCGCCCGGGAAGTGCACGACGTCATCGCACATTCGCTCAGCGTCACGCTGCTGCACTTGACGGGAGCGCGCCACGCGCTCGAGCACGACGGCGTCGACGAGGACTCCGTTCGCGCTCTGCAGCGCGCCGAACACCTGGGGCGACAGGCGATGGCGGACATCCGACGTACCGTCGGATTACTCGATGCCGAAACCATGGGACTCACCCCGGAACCGGTCATCACCGATATCCCTACCCTGGTCGAGGATTTCAGCCGCGCCGGGCTGAATGTCAGCTTGGGAGTCAGCGGATCACTCGACGACATCTCGGCGGCCGCGGGACTCGCGTTGTACCGGATCGCCCAGGAGTCGCTGGCCAACGTCGCCAAGCATGCGCCCGACGCGGCGACAAGGATCACGCTGACCGTATCGCGCACCGCGGCGACCCTGAACGTCATCAACGAGCTCCCCGCCGCAGCCGCCGAACGGCCCGTCGAGCCAGGGCGCGGATTGCATGGGATGACGCAGCGCATCGAACAATTGGGCGGCACAATCAATTTCGG
- a CDS encoding TIGR03086 family metal-binding protein gives MLTNSSDIRPLHRIAVLHSIDVVNAVAGADFAKPTPCGDWTLLDLLAHMTVQHRGFAAAARGAGADLENWNADAVVEAVRADHARVYADAALDVIDAFAADGRPEAVFRLPEFGEGAAVPGAMAMGFHFVDYVVHGWDVAASLGLRYELPADVIAAALPLVLAVPDGEFRSGQGAPFGPALEASGGDDFDRILRHLGRRPDWAQRHAAVTGA, from the coding sequence ATGCTTACTAATTCATCTGACATCCGGCCGCTGCATCGCATCGCGGTGTTGCACTCAATCGACGTCGTCAACGCCGTCGCTGGTGCCGACTTCGCCAAGCCGACGCCCTGTGGAGATTGGACGCTGCTGGACCTTCTCGCCCATATGACCGTCCAACATCGCGGATTCGCCGCGGCGGCACGAGGCGCCGGTGCGGATCTCGAGAACTGGAATGCGGATGCCGTCGTCGAGGCGGTGAGGGCCGATCACGCGCGCGTCTATGCCGACGCCGCCCTCGACGTGATCGACGCCTTCGCCGCAGATGGCAGGCCCGAGGCGGTTTTCAGGCTGCCCGAGTTCGGCGAGGGCGCTGCGGTACCCGGCGCGATGGCGATGGGCTTTCATTTCGTGGACTACGTCGTCCACGGCTGGGATGTCGCCGCATCGCTGGGCCTGCGCTACGAGCTACCCGCCGACGTCATTGCCGCCGCGCTGCCCCTTGTGCTGGCCGTGCCTGACGGCGAATTCCGCAGCGGCCAGGGTGCGCCGTTCGGGCCCGCTCTGGAGGCGTCCGGCGGCGACGATTTCGACCGCATTCTGCGCCATCTCGGCCGTCGACCGGATTGGGCGCAGCGGCACGCGGCGGTCACCGGGGCGTGA
- a CDS encoding GGDEF domain-containing protein: MQQSDHYDLLSAYLKNRDLQKVWQRSNFLVIAAQSALPMIMLWSPTGPTQPILRAISVTISVLGVVGATLWLFHWPTRRQSILFAFSAMAAIAVASLCLSNPYTGLMGCTVFAILGGFIAYFHSLRLVLTNFVVAVICAAILAHRFITADGDVALISAGLISVAVLNLGVPFGILSLMHTLRNDLRSTDRDSLTGLHNRRSFYNAVSELMALHGRTPGSYLVTVVIDLDNFKQINDTQGHAVGDQALVAVGSALEQNCRPAAVIARVGGEEFVVVDTATTPQHATMTERLRQAVADLPFSITASIGTSAIALAELPVIADMQVIDDLIGSADAAMYEAKRAGGNRVRHCPELMRAVHQ; this comes from the coding sequence ATGCAGCAATCTGATCACTATGACCTGCTCAGCGCCTATTTGAAAAACCGCGATCTGCAGAAGGTCTGGCAAAGATCAAATTTCCTCGTTATCGCCGCGCAGAGCGCGCTGCCGATGATCATGCTGTGGAGCCCCACCGGACCCACCCAGCCGATTTTGCGGGCGATTTCGGTCACGATATCGGTGCTGGGGGTGGTCGGCGCGACCCTGTGGTTGTTCCATTGGCCTACCCGACGTCAATCGATCCTGTTCGCGTTTTCGGCAATGGCGGCCATTGCCGTCGCATCTCTGTGCTTGTCCAATCCTTATACCGGGCTGATGGGATGCACGGTTTTCGCCATTCTCGGTGGCTTCATCGCGTACTTCCACTCGCTTCGTCTGGTGCTCACCAACTTCGTCGTGGCCGTGATTTGCGCGGCGATCTTGGCGCATCGATTTATCACCGCCGACGGCGACGTAGCCCTGATCAGCGCCGGACTGATTTCCGTCGCGGTGCTCAATCTCGGTGTGCCCTTTGGCATTCTGTCGCTGATGCATACCCTGCGCAACGACCTGCGCAGCACCGACCGCGATTCACTCACCGGCCTGCACAACCGGCGTTCGTTCTACAACGCGGTGTCGGAGCTGATGGCATTGCACGGCCGGACGCCGGGCAGCTATCTGGTGACGGTGGTCATCGACTTGGACAACTTCAAGCAGATCAACGACACCCAGGGGCATGCGGTCGGCGACCAGGCGTTGGTCGCGGTCGGCTCGGCGCTCGAACAAAACTGCCGGCCCGCAGCGGTGATTGCTCGGGTCGGCGGCGAGGAATTCGTCGTTGTCGACACCGCCACCACACCGCAGCACGCCACCATGACCGAACGGCTCCGCCAAGCGGTCGCCGACCTTCCGTTCTCGATCACCGCCAGCATCGGGACTTCCGCGATCGCACTTGCTGAGCTTCCGGTGATTGCCGACATGCAAGTGATCGATGATTTGATCGGCAGCGCCGACGCCGCGATGTACGAGGCCAAGCGCGCCGGAGGCAATCGGGTCCGTCACTGCCCGGAATTGATGCGCGCCGTGCATCAGTGA
- a CDS encoding helix-turn-helix domain-containing protein produces MSRSNGDRPPSAYVLRGFWPDADLDPDAPPSAPAAQQLARALRAAMTETATGQRALAATSGVAHTTIGRILAGTVLCDIGSLARLEQALGRRLWPERDDVQSRPRSKHRATTRKASGV; encoded by the coding sequence GTGTCGCGCAGCAATGGTGACCGCCCACCGAGCGCATACGTCTTGCGGGGGTTCTGGCCGGACGCCGACCTGGACCCCGACGCGCCACCGTCGGCACCTGCCGCGCAGCAGCTCGCGCGTGCATTGCGCGCAGCCATGACCGAGACCGCCACCGGCCAGCGAGCACTCGCGGCGACCAGCGGAGTGGCCCACACCACCATCGGACGGATCCTGGCCGGCACCGTGCTCTGCGACATCGGCTCCCTGGCCCGCCTGGAACAGGCCCTGGGCCGACGGCTGTGGCCCGAACGTGACGACGTGCAAAGCCGCCCCCGCTCCAAGCACCGAGCGACCACCCGAAAGGCGAGTGGCGTCTGA
- a CDS encoding MarR family winged helix-turn-helix transcriptional regulator, with translation MLAPLLRELVAAEELVLAAHGVTMWGYGVLLALDRSSMRTQAALAAAIGADKTRIIRTLDDLQDDGYIERRPDPDDRRVRLLAITEAGRRVKDAVQSEIQRGEERWLGELSADERRIFLRSLERLTPRNWG, from the coding sequence ATGCTGGCGCCGCTGCTGCGCGAGCTGGTCGCGGCAGAGGAGCTGGTCCTTGCGGCGCACGGCGTGACGATGTGGGGCTACGGCGTCTTACTGGCGCTAGATCGGTCGTCGATGCGTACCCAAGCCGCGCTGGCCGCGGCGATCGGCGCCGATAAGACCCGGATTATTCGCACCCTCGATGACCTGCAGGACGACGGCTACATCGAACGACGGCCCGACCCGGACGATCGCAGAGTGCGGTTGCTCGCCATCACCGAAGCCGGTCGGCGCGTCAAAGACGCCGTGCAGAGCGAAATCCAGCGCGGCGAAGAGCGCTGGCTCGGCGAACTCAGCGCCGACGAGCGAAGGATCTTCCTGCGGTCCCTCGAGCGGCTGACTCCCCGCAATTGGGGATGA
- a CDS encoding LuxR C-terminal-related transcriptional regulator — protein sequence MQTNTRSARIVATRIQPPTYFGKLVARDRLIDLLRANRSKRLALIHAPAGFGKTTLAMQWQRELRVEGVPTAWISLDRDDNDVFSFLRCLIEAARRVEPTVGAELADLLEQQSRDAQRYVLAELVNQVAEYRLPVAIVLDDWHLIDNPETIAALEFLLDVGPDNLHLIVTSRTRTPAIGKLKVRDQVSEIDATHLRFDQRESAAFLLELNELELDGDDVLRLWSSTDGWIAALQLATLSLRNTKDASALISGFSGRHHSIGDYLAENVLDALPSELLDFLLTTSICDRLCGGLAAAVSGQPRGQAILEELERRDMFLMPLDDNREWFRYHHLFGGYLRQRLQRDHADRIVDLHRTGSAWFSEQGLLSEAVTHTLAAGDQTEAVDLVEQQAMYLVEHSRMASLLGLVNRLPKDLVSTRPTLQIAVAWANCLLQRAEDAQIALDHVRAALDGATDAAAAEILGEADVVQACTDVYRDRIDRAAALVAPCIVDKPTCRPFLVAVSSNICTFVDIHTFAYDRALSRQRWANPFHEMASGPFAGVYGRCFAGLAAFAQLDLDTAEQCYVEARDLARSMAGEHSHAARLAGALVGRLCYERGEIDAAETLLEECHELGAESGVPDFMIATYSTLARIKVLRGDIDDAYSLLDEGYQAAQLLSLPRLSAALDCARLSLHVAAGDIDRAQDVLDRQDTELPSGANSIAMAVRHYRLVMRAQILSAHGNHDAAIDLLSTIRQDNRDAGARYAEVASTVALSRALALAGDACAATEELVPALIAGADAGLLRTVVDAGPELLNVIVGLREANRTGRRDAELPEVPAEYLSLLLTTAHSDAHKAAIRMIGLPGERNSLPEEGLSGREVEILRLLERGMTNKQIARNLGVTINTVKWYLKGLYVKLGVARRGESIAEARRRQILP from the coding sequence ATGCAGACCAACACGCGCTCCGCACGGATCGTCGCCACCAGGATCCAACCGCCCACCTACTTCGGCAAGCTCGTCGCCCGCGACCGCCTGATCGACCTGCTGCGCGCCAACCGCAGCAAGCGCTTGGCCTTGATCCACGCACCGGCCGGATTCGGCAAGACCACCCTGGCGATGCAATGGCAGCGCGAATTGCGTGTCGAAGGCGTTCCGACGGCATGGATCAGTCTCGACCGCGACGACAACGACGTCTTTTCCTTCCTGCGCTGCCTCATCGAGGCGGCGCGTCGCGTCGAGCCCACGGTCGGCGCCGAACTGGCCGATCTCCTCGAACAGCAGTCGCGCGACGCGCAGCGTTACGTGCTGGCCGAGCTGGTCAACCAGGTCGCGGAATACCGTCTGCCCGTGGCGATTGTGCTCGACGACTGGCATCTGATCGACAACCCCGAGACGATCGCGGCGCTGGAATTCCTGCTCGACGTCGGCCCGGACAACCTGCACCTGATCGTGACCAGCCGAACCCGCACCCCGGCGATCGGCAAGCTCAAGGTGCGCGACCAGGTGAGCGAAATCGACGCGACGCATTTGCGTTTCGACCAACGCGAATCCGCGGCATTCCTGCTCGAACTCAACGAGCTGGAGCTCGACGGCGACGACGTGCTGCGGCTGTGGTCCAGCACCGACGGCTGGATCGCCGCACTGCAACTGGCCACCCTGTCGCTGCGCAACACCAAGGATGCCTCGGCGCTGATCAGCGGCTTCTCCGGCCGCCACCACTCGATCGGCGACTATCTGGCCGAGAATGTGCTGGACGCTCTGCCCAGCGAACTGCTCGACTTTCTGCTGACCACCTCGATCTGCGATCGACTGTGCGGCGGCCTCGCGGCGGCCGTCAGCGGCCAGCCTCGCGGACAGGCCATCCTCGAAGAGCTCGAACGCCGCGACATGTTCCTGATGCCACTCGACGACAACCGCGAGTGGTTTCGCTACCACCACCTCTTCGGCGGATACCTGCGCCAGCGTCTGCAGCGCGATCATGCCGACCGGATCGTGGACCTGCACCGGACCGGGTCGGCCTGGTTCTCCGAGCAGGGACTGCTCAGTGAGGCGGTCACGCACACGCTGGCCGCGGGCGACCAGACCGAGGCCGTCGATCTGGTGGAACAGCAGGCCATGTACCTCGTCGAGCACAGCCGGATGGCCAGCCTGCTCGGGCTGGTGAACAGGCTGCCGAAGGACCTGGTGTCGACCAGGCCGACACTGCAGATCGCGGTCGCGTGGGCGAATTGTCTGCTGCAGCGGGCCGAGGACGCGCAGATCGCACTGGATCACGTCCGCGCCGCCCTGGATGGGGCAACCGATGCGGCGGCCGCCGAGATCCTCGGCGAGGCCGACGTCGTGCAGGCGTGTACCGACGTCTACCGCGACCGCATCGACCGCGCCGCGGCTCTGGTTGCGCCCTGCATCGTGGACAAGCCGACCTGCCGGCCGTTCTTGGTGGCGGTCTCGTCGAACATCTGCACTTTCGTCGACATCCATACCTTCGCCTACGACAGGGCGCTCTCGCGCCAACGGTGGGCCAACCCATTTCACGAAATGGCCAGCGGCCCCTTTGCCGGCGTGTACGGACGATGCTTCGCCGGGCTGGCAGCGTTCGCCCAGCTCGATCTGGACACCGCCGAACAGTGCTACGTCGAGGCTCGTGATCTGGCGCGGAGCATGGCCGGCGAGCATTCCCACGCGGCGCGGCTGGCGGGCGCATTGGTAGGTCGGCTGTGTTACGAGCGCGGCGAAATCGACGCGGCCGAAACGCTTTTGGAGGAATGTCACGAGCTCGGGGCGGAAAGCGGCGTCCCCGACTTCATGATCGCGACTTATAGCACCCTGGCGCGCATCAAGGTGCTGCGTGGCGACATCGACGACGCTTATTCCTTACTCGACGAGGGATATCAAGCGGCACAACTACTCTCGCTGCCAAGATTATCTGCCGCCCTCGACTGCGCGCGCCTGAGCCTGCATGTGGCAGCGGGCGACATCGACCGGGCGCAGGACGTCCTCGACCGCCAGGACACCGAATTGCCGTCGGGTGCGAACAGCATCGCCATGGCCGTGCGGCACTACCGGCTGGTGATGCGGGCGCAGATTCTCAGCGCACACGGCAATCACGACGCCGCGATCGATCTGCTGTCTACGATCCGGCAGGACAACCGTGACGCGGGCGCGCGCTACGCCGAAGTTGCCAGCACCGTGGCCCTTTCCAGGGCACTGGCTCTGGCGGGCGATGCGTGCGCCGCTACCGAGGAGCTGGTGCCCGCCCTGATTGCCGGTGCGGACGCGGGTCTACTTCGTACGGTCGTTGACGCCGGGCCCGAGTTGCTGAATGTCATTGTCGGCCTTCGGGAAGCCAACCGGACCGGTCGGCGGGACGCCGAACTGCCGGAGGTGCCGGCCGAATACCTGTCATTGCTGCTGACCACCGCCCACTCCGACGCCCACAAGGCGGCGATTCGGATGATCGGCCTTCCCGGGGAACGCAACTCCTTGCCCGAGGAAGGGCTCAGCGGCCGTGAAGTGGAAATCCTGCGCCTGCTGGAACGCGGCATGACAAACAAGCAGATCGCCCGCAATCTCGGCGTCACGATCAACACCGTCAAGTGGTACCTCAAGGGCCTCTACGTCAAGCTCGGTGTCGCGCGACGCGGCGAATCAATCGCGGAGGCGCGTCGACGCCAAATCCTGCCCTGA
- a CDS encoding site-specific integrase, whose amino-acid sequence MLRPGVQLLLPLQWGPAMADGSLAAAVQAVTGAWIADGVLAAQTLDKFGLLIRRFSRFAAVHDVTTLAAVDHALVAKFVAAKGRTRHGVVSDAAVATMHNRRAALRAFFRTARRLRLTLDDPTIDIAVPARQSSCQRPLSEDEAALVRLFSERTAPTRHAATAALLLAGAHTSELGHITAADLDPQAATVWMHGSSKYRPRTLTLDRWSMRVLSERAAHLTRPLPSPKPSPVLCTGAGGSDAHKQARVCVTVREILSRAELSDDSGVRPASLTAFAARREFDRTGRIEDAARLIGSPSLDTTAALIGYHWHDRAGPL is encoded by the coding sequence ATGCTGAGGCCCGGGGTGCAGCTGCTGCTGCCGCTGCAGTGGGGGCCGGCCATGGCTGACGGGAGCCTGGCCGCGGCGGTGCAGGCGGTGACCGGTGCGTGGATCGCCGATGGGGTGCTGGCCGCGCAGACGCTGGACAAGTTCGGTCTGCTGATCCGCCGATTCAGCCGATTCGCCGCAGTGCACGACGTCACCACCCTCGCCGCAGTCGATCACGCGCTGGTCGCGAAATTCGTTGCGGCCAAAGGCCGTACCCGCCACGGTGTCGTATCGGACGCGGCGGTGGCGACCATGCACAACCGCCGTGCGGCGCTGCGCGCGTTCTTTCGCACCGCGCGCCGGCTGCGGCTGACGCTGGACGACCCGACTATCGACATCGCCGTCCCCGCCCGACAGTCGTCCTGCCAGCGCCCACTGTCCGAGGATGAGGCCGCGCTGGTGCGGTTGTTTTCCGAACGCACCGCCCCGACTCGGCACGCCGCGACCGCGGCGTTGCTACTCGCCGGCGCGCACACCTCCGAGCTGGGACACATCACCGCCGCCGATCTGGATCCACAGGCCGCAACCGTGTGGATGCACGGCTCGAGCAAGTATCGCCCCCGCACACTGACGCTGGACCGCTGGTCGATGCGAGTGCTTTCCGAGCGCGCCGCCCACCTCACCCGCCCGCTACCCAGCCCCAAACCCTCGCCGGTGTTGTGCACCGGCGCCGGCGGAAGCGACGCACATAAGCAGGCCCGGGTGTGCGTGACCGTGCGCGAAATCCTCTCCCGCGCCGAGCTATCCGACGACTCCGGGGTGCGGCCGGCATCGCTGACCGCCTTCGCGGCGCGCCGCGAGTTCGACCGCACCGGCCGCATCGAAGACGCCGCGCGTCTCATCGGCTCACCCTCGCTGGACACCACCGCCGCCCTCATCGGCTACCACTGGCATGACCGGGCGGGCCCGTTATGA
- a CDS encoding sensor domain-containing phosphodiesterase: MTEALDEAVTGTGLLSAYQQVVTLPSETVVGYEALARWPELNNPSPIDVFARAEQTGRLNTLDDACIRAAARGALQGTSTPGMLLLINCEPATTHVDLAQDDDIMHAAARFRLTFEVTERGLLTNPRALLRKVAALRSLGFAIALDDIGSHPDSLVLLDVLTPEILKLDMGLIHHQPDRMQARTVAAITAHHERTGAVICAEGIETEDHLEQALAYGATLGQGMRFGGPAELPSTPRAFSWPARKMQPAPTKVDPAKLGLAESIPTTRIVRKDTVTELARHLGRIAVTAETAPMILFTLKDTRDIHQMSQQNLSKLAERSPLVAVFGQHLPEELGPRVRQVRLDPDDPLTQESAVLVLGPDTAAALIARERAFAGCGPDSDEDRRYEMSITFDRARVTAAARSLLDRLE, encoded by the coding sequence ATGACCGAAGCCCTCGATGAGGCGGTCACGGGTACGGGACTGCTGTCGGCATATCAGCAGGTCGTGACGCTGCCGAGCGAAACAGTCGTGGGCTACGAAGCGTTGGCGCGCTGGCCAGAGCTGAACAATCCATCGCCCATCGATGTGTTCGCCCGCGCCGAACAGACCGGCCGTTTGAATACGTTGGACGACGCCTGCATTCGTGCCGCTGCCCGAGGCGCGTTGCAGGGCACGTCGACTCCCGGAATGCTGCTGCTGATCAATTGCGAACCCGCAACGACGCACGTCGACCTGGCGCAAGATGACGACATTATGCACGCCGCCGCGCGCTTCCGCCTCACGTTCGAGGTCACCGAGCGCGGATTGTTGACCAATCCGCGTGCACTGCTGCGCAAGGTCGCGGCGCTGCGTTCGCTGGGATTTGCGATCGCGCTCGACGACATCGGCTCACACCCCGATTCGCTGGTGTTGCTCGACGTGCTGACGCCCGAAATCTTGAAGCTCGACATGGGCTTGATACATCACCAGCCGGATCGAATGCAGGCGCGCACCGTCGCGGCCATCACCGCGCACCACGAGCGGACCGGTGCCGTGATCTGCGCGGAAGGTATCGAAACCGAGGACCATCTGGAACAGGCATTGGCGTATGGCGCCACGCTCGGTCAGGGTATGCGGTTCGGCGGCCCTGCAGAGCTTCCGAGCACGCCACGGGCGTTCTCGTGGCCGGCACGAAAGATGCAGCCAGCACCGACGAAGGTCGACCCGGCGAAACTTGGCCTGGCAGAATCCATTCCGACGACGCGGATCGTCCGCAAGGACACCGTCACCGAACTCGCCCGACACCTCGGCCGAATAGCCGTCACCGCCGAAACCGCGCCGATGATTCTCTTCACGCTGAAAGACACCCGCGACATTCATCAGATGTCACAACAAAACCTCTCGAAACTCGCCGAAAGATCGCCGCTGGTGGCGGTTTTCGGCCAGCATCTGCCCGAAGAGCTGGGACCGCGAGTCCGGCAGGTGCGGCTCGACCCGGACGATCCGTTGACGCAAGAGTCCGCCGTCTTGGTGCTCGGGCCCGACACTGCTGCGGCGCTGATCGCACGCGAACGCGCCTTCGCCGGATGCGGGCCGGACTCAGATGAAGATCGCCGTTACGAGATGTCGATCACCTTCGACCGGGCCCGCGTCACGGCGGCAGCGCGAAGCCTGCTCGACCGGCTCGAGTGA
- a CDS encoding fused (3R)-hydroxyacyl-ACP dehydratase subunits HadA/HadB, with protein MTAADSSTLESRVGHYYAMEDVYQVGREKLREFARAVQDYHPAHWDVAAAAELGYPDVVAPLTFTSAPAMAANRRLFESVVIGYEMYLQTEEVFEQHRPIVAGDELHIDVELSSVRRFAGRDLITVTNTFTDTAGERVHTLHTTVVGVTAEDVDPAIRGTAQQVMMHDVNLAGIEYSDAGYQKTVRPADDVRISEGGTARTPGTPSFDDVKVGDELPVHHARLSRGDLVNYAGVACDANPLHWDENLAKMAGQPDVIAHGMLTIGLGAAFASTWTGDPGAVTRYGARLSQPVVVSAAEGADIEYSGRIKSLDPETRSGLVIVGAKSGGRKIFGLATVHVRFR; from the coding sequence ATGACGGCAGCAGACTCGTCGACGCTCGAATCGCGGGTCGGCCATTACTACGCGATGGAAGACGTCTACCAGGTCGGCCGCGAGAAGCTGCGCGAATTCGCGCGTGCCGTGCAGGACTATCACCCTGCGCACTGGGATGTGGCCGCTGCCGCGGAGTTGGGATATCCGGACGTGGTGGCGCCGCTGACGTTCACGTCGGCCCCGGCCATGGCGGCAAACCGGCGCCTCTTCGAATCGGTGGTCATTGGTTACGAGATGTACCTGCAGACCGAAGAGGTCTTCGAGCAGCATCGGCCGATCGTGGCCGGCGACGAACTGCACATTGACGTTGAATTGTCATCGGTGCGCAGGTTCGCCGGCCGAGACCTGATCACCGTGACCAACACCTTCACCGACACCGCCGGCGAGCGGGTGCACACCCTGCACACCACCGTCGTCGGCGTCACCGCCGAGGATGTCGATCCGGCGATCAGGGGGACCGCGCAGCAAGTGATGATGCACGACGTCAACCTCGCCGGAATCGAATACTCCGATGCGGGCTACCAGAAGACGGTGCGCCCGGCGGACGACGTTCGGATCTCCGAGGGAGGCACCGCCCGCACCCCGGGGACGCCGTCCTTCGATGACGTGAAAGTCGGCGACGAGTTACCGGTGCACCACGCCCGACTGTCCCGCGGCGACCTGGTCAACTACGCCGGGGTGGCCTGCGACGCCAACCCGCTGCACTGGGACGAGAACCTCGCCAAAATGGCGGGACAGCCCGACGTGATTGCCCACGGAATGCTCACGATAGGTTTGGGTGCCGCGTTTGCCTCCACATGGACTGGCGATCCCGGCGCGGTGACCCGGTACGGGGCGCGGCTGTCCCAACCCGTGGTCGTGTCGGCCGCCGAGGGTGCGGACATCGAGTACAGCGGCCGGATCAAGTCGTTGGATCCGGAAACCCGCAGCGGCCTCGTCATCGTCGGCGCGAAGTCGGGTGGCCGCAAGATCTTCGGTCTGGCGACGGTGCACGTCCGCTTCCGCTGA
- a CDS encoding deazapurine DNA modification protein DpdA family protein yields the protein MPFAGGLWDLTLYGGWHTTPEECVVAVKRYDRDSDSSNARPRGLYVRGRGL from the coding sequence ATCCCATTCGCGGGTGGGCTCTGGGATTTAACGCTTTACGGTGGCTGGCATACCACGCCCGAGGAGTGTGTGGTGGCAGTGAAGCGCTATGACCGCGACTCAGACAGCTCGAATGCGCGGCCGCGAGGACTGTATGTGCGAGGACGAGGTCTGTGA
- a CDS encoding DUF6932 family protein: MGEHGTLPPGIHRATLDEVRSRFVDDAADHTRERRGLILDAIRIHITLVRQLFYRHEITIWLSGGFCTYKDDTPGDGDFACLVPAHALEQVHGDAALPLWTLGSVTGTLGHSDLVVQTDKLHCMGGLTDALVVNRDNPYAVERQRRWWSRVIGPDGEIIDSATKGFVEVIDQ, from the coding sequence ATGGGCGAGCACGGAACACTACCGCCGGGCATCCATCGGGCGACGTTGGACGAGGTACGCTCTCGATTCGTCGATGACGCTGCCGATCACACGCGCGAGCGGCGTGGCTTGATTCTGGATGCGATCCGGATTCACATCACCCTTGTCAGACAGTTGTTCTATCGTCACGAGATCACGATTTGGCTCAGCGGCGGCTTCTGCACCTATAAAGACGACACGCCCGGCGACGGCGATTTCGCCTGTCTGGTGCCAGCTCACGCGTTGGAGCAGGTACACGGTGATGCCGCACTGCCGCTGTGGACTCTCGGCTCGGTCACCGGCACCCTCGGGCACAGTGACCTGGTTGTGCAGACAGACAAGCTGCATTGCATGGGCGGGCTCACCGACGCCCTGGTGGTGAACCGCGACAACCCATATGCCGTTGAGCGGCAACGCCGGTGGTGGTCACGGGTGATCGGCCCCGATGGTGAGATAATCGACAGTGCGACAAAGGGCTTCGTGGAGGTGATCGATCAATGA